GCGAGAAGTCGAATCTATTCCCATTCAAGAGCCCCCTTCCGCCATTCATAAATAAACCCGATCGTCAGGACGCCGAGAAAAAAGACCATCGACCAAAATCCAAAAAGACCGATGTCGCCAAGCGCCACGGCCCAGGGAAAAAGAAAGGCGACCTCAAGATCAAAAATAATGAAGAGAAGGGCGACGAGATAAAAACGAACATCAAACCGGCCCCGTGAGTCTTCGAAAGGTTCGAACCCGCATTCATAGGGAGAAAGCTTTTCCGTATCGGGATGCTGGGGAGCAATGATCCAGGACGCAAGCAGGATAAATCCGGCCAAACCAAAGGCGATAAAAAAGAAGACAAGAATCGGCAGGTATTCGGCGAGAAAGCTAGTCAATCTAATAAATCCCTGTCTGGCCCTGGCTGGTATGAGCAGCAGCCACTGCGACCCATGTGAGCAAATACCACCGAACCCGAAATACACTTCAGGTCGGGGATATCACACCCATATATTGTAGAGGCATTATAGAAAGCGATTGCCCGGAAGGAAAGCCGGATCAGCATTAAAAAGACTAAAAAAGCCCTTGATTCATCAAGGGGTTTTGACAGACCTGTGGAAATGGGGATGGTTGGATTAATCGGGAAAATGGCGGGAGTGACGGGACTCGAACCCGCGGCCTCCGGCGTGACAGGCCGGCGCTCTAACCAGCTGAGCTACACCCCCATTGGAACCGCAAAAAATTACGGTGAAACAACTGAGGAGGCGTTCTTCTACGGCCCCCCCTTCAAGCTGTCAAGCGGTTGGCGTGAAAAACTCGCCTCTACGGCAATAAGGGGGCCTTCAAGGCCACTTTAGAGTCCTGTTTTACCCATCTTCATGGTGGGCGGTGACGGGTTTGAACCGCCGACCCTCTCGATGTAAACGAGATGCTCTACCAGCTGAGCTAACCGCCCTCAATCATGAATACCGGGACCGTGCCTACCCTGCCGGTCAAAATCAAGGGGAACCATAAAAGAATGCCGGCCGTTTTTCAACGACCGGCACTCCCGACGCCCCCGGAGGGGCGAATATAAAACTCGAAATTCAGTGCTTAGTTCACAGCATCCTTCAGAGCCTTACCGGCCTTGAACTTTGGAACCTTACAAGCGGGAATCTGAATTTTCTCGCCAGTGCGGGGATTACGGCCCTCAGAGGCGCGACGGTCTGTCACGCTGAAGGTGCCGAATCCAACAAGACGCACCTCGGTGCCACCGCTCATGGATGTGGTAATAGCATCAAGCGTTGCATCAACGGCTTTTGCAGCATCGGCTTTGGAAATATCTGCGCTAGATGCAACAGACGCAACAAGATCATTTTTATTCACTGTGTACTCCCCCCTCTTTTAAGTGCGGGATGAAAATAGAAGTTCATTAAACTGGTTTGTCTAGAACTGGACCGCTTCACCATAAGGTATTCCCCGGTGAAGAGGTGCGAGTTTAGATGGGAAAAAACAGATTCGTCAATCACGGAAACAAGGTTTTCCCCAGCTTTTTTTACCCCCTTAAATTGACAAAAATTAGCTGTAGCGACCTTTTCAACAGCAGATCAGTGGGTTACGAAGCTGTCATGATCCTTATCCTTCGAAGCCTCAGCCAGAGCATCTTTCTGGTCTTCCTCGGTCCACTCAATGGGAACCAGTGGTGAGACCAGTGCTTTTTCCAAAACCTCGTCAACAGTCGATACAGGAATAATCTCCATACCCTTCTTTACATTGTCAGGAATCTCGGCCAGATCCTTTTCATTCTCTTTCGGAATAATGACCGTTTTGATTCCCCCCCTGAGTGCTGCGAGAAGTTTTTCCTTCAGGCCGCCGA
The DNA window shown above is from Nitrospinaceae bacterium and carries:
- a CDS encoding NADH-quinone oxidoreductase subunit A → MTSFLAEYLPILVFFFIAFGLAGFILLASWIIAPQHPDTEKLSPYECGFEPFEDSRGRFDVRFYLVALLFIIFDLEVAFLFPWAVALGDIGLFGFWSMVFFLGVLTIGFIYEWRKGALEWE
- a CDS encoding HU family DNA-binding protein; the protein is MNKNDLVASVASSADISKADAAKAVDATLDAITTSMSGGTEVRLVGFGTFSVTDRRASEGRNPRTGEKIQIPACKVPKFKAGKALKDAVN